The following proteins are co-located in the Selenihalanaerobacter shriftii genome:
- the rpsD gene encoding 30S ribosomal protein S4 — protein MARYTGPVCRQCRREGEKLFLKGERCYTDKCSIERRSYVPGEHGQRRQKLSEYGVQLREKQKVRKIYGVLENQFRRYFEMADNQPGITGENFLRVLERRLDNVVFRLGFAASRNEARQLVRHGHFLVNGSRVDIPSYLVEEGEEIEVKDSSKDMTRMKEILEFTSQKNIPEWLEVNFENKNGKVLREAEREDIDIPVREQLIVEFYSR, from the coding sequence ATGGCAAGATATACTGGACCTGTTTGTCGTCAATGTCGCCGAGAAGGGGAGAAGTTGTTCCTTAAAGGTGAAAGATGCTATACAGATAAATGTTCTATTGAGCGTCGTTCATATGTTCCGGGTGAACATGGACAAAGAAGACAGAAGTTATCAGAATATGGTGTGCAGTTAAGAGAGAAGCAGAAAGTTAGAAAAATTTATGGTGTTTTAGAGAATCAGTTTAGAAGGTACTTTGAGATGGCAGATAATCAGCCAGGAATTACTGGTGAAAACTTCTTGAGAGTTTTAGAAAGAAGATTAGATAATGTAGTATTTAGATTAGGTTTTGCTGCTTCAAGAAATGAAGCTAGACAATTAGTTAGACATGGTCATTTCTTAGTGAATGGTAGTAGAGTGGATATTCCCTCTTATTTAGTTGAAGAAGGAGAGGAAATTGAAGTTAAAGATTCAAGTAAGGATATGACTAGAATGAAAGAAATTCTTGAATTTACTAGTCAGAAGAATATTCCGGAGTGGTTAGAGGTAAACTTTGAGAATAAGAATGGTAAGGTATTAAGAGAAGCTGAAAGAGAAGATATAGATATTCCAGTACGAGAACAGCTAATCGTTGAGTTCTATTCTAGATAA
- a CDS encoding DNA-directed RNA polymerase subunit alpha: MIEFEKPKIERVESDDIYGKFIITPLERGYGITLGNALRRIMLSSLPGAAATSIKIEGVRHEFSTIPGIVEDVTDIILNIKELVVKMESEEPEVLRIDAAGEGKVTADQFTVSGNVEILNPDLHIATLNNEGELNLEVTIEKGRGYVSSEENEGEEDIIGVIPIDSAFSPIRRVNFEAEDTRVGQVTDYDKLTLEINTDGSLTPEESISLAAKVLAEHLDLFINLTEEITEVDIMVEKEEEEKDKILETTIEELDLSVRSSNCLKRAGINTVEELTDKTEDDLMKVRNLGKKSLKEIKDKLSELELSLKQPEIH, encoded by the coding sequence ATGATTGAGTTTGAAAAACCTAAAATTGAAAGAGTAGAATCAGATGATATTTATGGTAAGTTTATTATTACTCCTTTAGAAAGAGGATATGGTATTACTTTAGGTAATGCTTTACGTAGAATAATGTTATCTTCATTACCAGGAGCAGCAGCTACTTCTATTAAAATTGAAGGAGTACGACATGAATTTTCTACTATACCAGGAATAGTAGAAGATGTAACAGATATTATACTTAACATAAAAGAATTAGTAGTTAAGATGGAATCTGAAGAGCCAGAAGTTTTACGTATTGATGCTGCTGGGGAAGGAAAAGTTACAGCTGATCAATTTACAGTTAGTGGGAATGTAGAAATTCTAAATCCAGACCTTCATATTGCTACATTGAATAATGAAGGAGAATTAAATTTAGAAGTAACTATAGAAAAAGGTAGAGGTTATGTTTCTTCTGAAGAAAATGAAGGGGAAGAAGATATTATTGGAGTAATTCCAATAGACTCAGCTTTTTCTCCAATTAGAAGAGTAAATTTTGAAGCTGAAGATACTCGCGTTGGACAGGTGACTGACTATGATAAGCTAACTTTAGAGATTAATACTGATGGTAGCTTAACACCGGAAGAGTCAATTAGTTTAGCAGCTAAAGTCTTAGCTGAACACCTTGACCTCTTTATCAACTTAACCGAAGAGATTACTGAAGTTGATATTATGGTAGAGAAAGAGGAAGAAGAAAAGGATAAGATTTTAGAAACAACTATTGAAGAATTAGATTTATCTGTACGTTCATCTAATTGCTTAAAGAGAGCAGGTATTAATACTGTTGAAGAATTAACTGATAAAACTGAGGACGACTTAATGAAGGTTAGAAATTTAGGTAAGAAATCCTTAAAAGAGATTAAGGATAAGTTATCAGAATTAGAGCTTTCATTAAAGCAACCTGAGATACATTAA
- the rplQ gene encoding 50S ribosomal protein L17 codes for MARRKLSRKSSSRKALLKSLMISLFKNERIETTEPKAKEAQRSAEKLITTAKQDSQNARKKAMQVLNDKEVVTKLFNDIAPRFEDRQGGYTRVLKLGPRRGDGAPMAILELVE; via the coding sequence ATGGCACGTAGAAAGTTAAGCCGAAAGAGCTCCAGTCGAAAAGCTTTATTAAAGAGCTTAATGATTTCACTTTTTAAGAATGAAAGAATTGAAACTACTGAACCTAAAGCTAAAGAAGCGCAGCGTTCTGCTGAAAAGTTAATCACTACTGCTAAACAGGATAGTCAAAATGCTCGAAAAAAAGCTATGCAGGTTTTAAATGATAAAGAAGTAGTAACTAAGTTATTTAATGATATTGCTCCTAGATTCGAGGATCGTCAGGGAGGTTATACTAGAGTTTTAAAGTTAGGACCGCGCCGTGGTGATGGAGCTCCAATGGCCATTTTAGAATTAGTAGAATAA
- a CDS encoding energy-coupling factor transporter ATPase has translation MKPLIKLEDVYYKYSDQQEDEWVLNGVDLEVKSGEFVAIVGHNGSGKSTLAKLLNGLLIPTEGKVKIGGKATTNQEELWQIRQEVGMVFQNPDNQLVANIVEEDVAFGPENLGLPPEEIKVRVQESLELVNMEEFTRHAPHKLSGGQKQRVAIAGIIAMLPDCLVFDEPTAMLDPVGRKEVIETVEYLNREEGLTIIYITHFMNEVVNADRILVFEEGEIVLSGTPAKVFSRVEEIKELSLDVPQITELAYYLKDEGLDISSDIFTVNRLVEEICSLG, from the coding sequence ATGAAACCATTAATTAAATTAGAGGATGTTTATTATAAATATAGTGACCAGCAGGAAGATGAATGGGTTTTAAATGGTGTTGATTTAGAAGTGAAGTCAGGTGAATTTGTAGCTATTGTTGGTCATAATGGCTCCGGCAAATCTACTTTAGCTAAATTATTAAATGGTTTATTAATACCTACTGAGGGAAAAGTTAAAATAGGAGGTAAAGCTACTACTAATCAGGAAGAATTATGGCAAATTAGACAAGAAGTTGGTATGGTTTTTCAAAACCCAGATAATCAATTAGTAGCTAATATTGTGGAAGAAGATGTAGCTTTTGGTCCAGAGAATTTAGGATTACCTCCTGAAGAGATTAAAGTAAGGGTGCAAGAATCTCTAGAATTAGTAAATATGGAGGAGTTTACTCGTCATGCTCCTCATAAGTTATCTGGTGGACAAAAACAACGGGTAGCTATTGCTGGAATTATTGCTATGCTTCCTGATTGTTTAGTCTTTGATGAACCGACTGCTATGCTAGATCCTGTAGGTCGTAAAGAGGTAATTGAAACTGTTGAGTATCTTAATAGAGAAGAAGGTTTAACGATTATTTATATTACTCATTTTATGAATGAAGTAGTTAATGCTGATCGAATCTTAGTATTTGAAGAAGGAGAAATAGTGCTATCAGGGACTCCTGCTAAGGTTTTTTCCCGAGTTGAAGAGATTAAGGAACTTTCTTTAGATGTCCCACAAATAACTGAATTAGCTTATTATCTTAAGGATGAAGGATTAGATATAAGTTCAGATATATTTACTGTAAATAGGTTGGTGGAAGAGATATGCTCATTAGGCTAG
- a CDS encoding energy-coupling factor transporter ATPase, with product MLIRLESVSHRYEDMDIDVLKDIDFSIKNGEFIGLIGHTGSGKSTLVQILNGLIKPNSGQVYIDEEDITNDNVDLRFVRQKVGLVFQYPEHQLFEETIYQDVAFGPKNLGLNDNEIELRIKEALQAVNLDYQQFKDRSPFKLSGGQQRRVAIAGVLAMRPKVLVLDEPTAGLDPRTRVELMREIIRFKEEFNLTVILISHRMEEVFELADRVLVLHQGNLIFNEAPTDLASNQTELKRIGLGIPEVTKVLIALREKGYNLQTNLFDIQEAKQEIIKALRS from the coding sequence ATGCTCATTAGGCTAGAATCTGTTTCACATCGGTATGAGGATATGGATATCGATGTTTTAAAAGATATAGATTTTTCAATTAAAAATGGTGAATTTATAGGACTAATTGGTCATACTGGTTCTGGGAAATCAACTTTAGTTCAAATCTTAAATGGTTTAATTAAACCGAATTCTGGACAAGTTTATATAGATGAAGAGGATATTACTAATGATAATGTGGATTTAAGGTTTGTTAGACAGAAAGTAGGTTTAGTTTTTCAATATCCAGAACATCAGTTGTTTGAAGAAACTATTTATCAGGATGTAGCTTTTGGTCCTAAGAACTTAGGATTAAATGATAATGAGATTGAACTTAGGATTAAAGAAGCCTTACAGGCAGTTAATTTAGATTATCAGCAATTTAAGGATCGTTCGCCTTTTAAATTAAGCGGTGGTCAACAACGAAGAGTAGCTATTGCTGGTGTTTTAGCTATGCGTCCTAAAGTCTTAGTTTTAGATGAGCCTACAGCAGGGCTTGATCCTCGGACTAGAGTTGAGTTAATGAGGGAGATAATTAGGTTTAAAGAAGAGTTTAATTTAACAGTTATTTTAATTTCACATAGGATGGAAGAAGTCTTTGAACTAGCTGATAGGGTCTTAGTCTTACATCAAGGAAACTTAATCTTTAATGAAGCACCAACTGATTTAGCTTCTAATCAAACTGAATTAAAAAGAATAGGATTAGGAATTCCAGAAGTAACAAAAGTTTTAATTGCTTTACGGGAAAAAGGTTATAATTTACAGACCAATTTATTTGATATTCAAGAAGCTAAGCAAGAGATTATTAAGGCATTAAGGAGTTAG